In a single window of the candidate division WWE3 bacterium genome:
- a CDS encoding class I SAM-dependent methyltransferase, with protein sequence MDKLNNANNWKEYYPDFQDEWCNNFLIKLALDPGHRFIAHEGRDISGQILDIGCGNGYHAHFERIDASRNYIALDIDEQKTIKISKPYIQKVVADCCKTPFQDRSIDLIIASHILEHLPNLPKALEEFNRILKTNGKLIVVIPCDPGWLWKFLTSFTPSRIILKKRGVNYDEMMKTEHINSFNNCLETIKKYFTIKKIRYLPLYIHNYNLNILCGLVLSPKDDIN encoded by the coding sequence ATGGACAAATTAAACAATGCCAACAACTGGAAAGAGTATTATCCTGATTTTCAGGATGAGTGGTGTAACAACTTCTTAATAAAACTTGCTTTAGACCCAGGGCATAGATTTATAGCTCACGAAGGTCGAGATATTAGTGGCCAAATACTTGATATCGGTTGTGGAAACGGTTACCATGCCCACTTTGAAAGAATTGACGCCTCAAGAAACTACATTGCTTTGGATATTGATGAACAAAAAACTATCAAAATATCGAAACCATATATTCAAAAGGTTGTCGCGGATTGCTGTAAAACACCTTTTCAAGACCGTTCGATTGATTTAATTATTGCTTCTCATATTCTTGAGCACCTCCCCAATCTACCAAAAGCCCTAGAGGAATTTAATAGAATTTTAAAAACAAACGGTAAGCTGATTGTTGTCATACCTTGTGACCCAGGCTGGTTATGGAAATTTCTTACTAGCTTTACCCCAAGTCGCATCATACTTAAAAAAAGAGGTGTTAATTATGATGAAATGATGAAAACTGAACATATTAATTCATTTAATAATTGTTTAGAAACAATAAAGAAATACTTTACGATTAAAAAAATTAGATACTTACCGCTATATATCCATAACTATAATTTAAATATATTATGTGGTTTGGTACTATCACCAAAAGATGATATTAATTAA
- a CDS encoding glycosyltransferase family 39 protein, with protein sequence FENLKFGFYLLIAVLPLLHKETFSLVIWDLLPVRLVLATLGLVGATRLVVWLRKTRKFSDIRSFLKDPVLLGLLALFVLRVLSLFNSLNLLASLKLLVFFGGIILFYIFFKYLVKRDTLSFIKTATNLYVWVALITGILAIFQLIAQEVFKKTIGGVWVVPGHLPRIGSTFWDVNHYGGYLITVIPLALVLSFSATSKAWKRWWAGVSVFLSFVLVLTQSRSAWLGMVAGIIVLLGILWFWGQRKRVYAVILILVIGFLGYFNFITLQNQTLDRVIGGFIHTRIDSFDTHFTLLSASSELMLKYPWIGSGYGSFSEHLKETSVSTEFFDKDNRLGTDRVPSHSVWGEVMAETGIPGIVVYSLLMLVIIGYSLLAALKTPETDKKLLQLGFLASTVAILVSGIFYSYNIEFYWWTLFGSFLLSIVLLPKLNNFSYFASELAKVKWLPVVIILVTFGILVYLGLNNTHVIDWDEAIYAQVSRNIANTGHWLTLQWYAGYTWFEKPPLYMWLTAPLISLWGNTSLAARFWSAAAGLGGILVTYLIGSKLFNRLTGFVSAAMLMATVHYLYYSRNGTLDVSVTLFITLTIYFFIRARESGKALDWALTGVAVGLGVMTKDIIGLLGLGVVVVFALLDYFWLKNKKPYQIPIKCYLLFVICFLIVALPWHIIMTIKWGHAFWDVYFVGHVFGRAFSDVQGKTQPFFWYLTVIKVSFRIWCLPLLASIPFLIRGIIKKDWRYLLLGVWVSAIFLFFSISRSKLIWYLIPIYPVLAIIAGSFWDKLAKTLAVMYNWASPYFIRVFICFAIFIASLSYVFIMKDRIYYQDFNLHIYQLLKAKDERFGIDRTVYYAGLADPAIMYISKGPVVSVTKGNIEEIGSRRQESIFIMPQDLYRTLKKDGFNMTEVVEWGGFSLVDKHKNP encoded by the coding sequence CTTTCGAAAACCTAAAATTCGGATTTTATCTTTTAATAGCAGTCTTACCATTGCTTCACAAAGAGACTTTTAGCTTGGTCATTTGGGACTTACTGCCGGTGCGGCTGGTACTGGCGACCCTGGGGCTGGTAGGGGCCACTCGATTAGTGGTATGGCTACGAAAAACTAGAAAATTCTCCGACATTCGCTCTTTTCTAAAAGATCCGGTGCTACTGGGTTTGTTGGCATTATTTGTACTGCGGGTCCTGTCTCTTTTTAATTCCCTTAATCTGCTGGCCAGCCTTAAATTGTTAGTATTTTTTGGCGGAATTATTCTTTTTTATATTTTTTTCAAATATTTAGTGAAACGCGATACTTTATCTTTTATTAAAACGGCTACGAATTTATACGTCTGGGTGGCGTTAATTACCGGAATCCTGGCGATTTTTCAATTAATTGCTCAAGAGGTTTTTAAAAAAACCATTGGCGGAGTCTGGGTGGTGCCTGGGCATCTACCTCGTATTGGCTCCACTTTTTGGGATGTTAATCATTACGGTGGCTACTTGATAACAGTGATTCCGCTAGCCTTAGTTTTGTCATTTTCGGCGACCTCCAAAGCCTGGAAACGCTGGTGGGCCGGAGTTAGCGTCTTTTTGTCTTTCGTGCTCGTTTTAACTCAATCACGAAGTGCTTGGCTCGGAATGGTCGCCGGAATCATTGTTTTGCTTGGCATTTTATGGTTTTGGGGGCAACGAAAACGAGTATACGCGGTAATTTTAATTTTAGTAATTGGTTTTTTAGGTTACTTCAATTTTATTACCTTACAAAATCAAACGCTAGATCGAGTAATTGGGGGATTTATCCATACTCGCATTGATTCTTTTGATACCCATTTCACTTTGTTAAGTGCTTCGTCGGAATTAATGCTTAAATACCCCTGGATCGGTTCTGGTTATGGCAGTTTTAGTGAACATCTAAAAGAAACATCCGTTTCTACCGAGTTTTTTGATAAAGATAATCGGCTCGGTACCGACCGCGTCCCTTCGCACAGCGTTTGGGGTGAAGTAATGGCCGAAACGGGGATTCCCGGGATCGTGGTTTACAGCCTTTTAATGTTGGTCATTATCGGTTATTCGCTTTTAGCCGCTCTTAAAACTCCAGAAACCGATAAAAAGCTGCTGCAACTGGGTTTTTTGGCTTCTACAGTGGCAATTTTAGTCTCCGGTATTTTTTATTCGTATAATATTGAATTTTATTGGTGGACGTTATTTGGCTCATTTTTGCTCTCGATCGTACTTTTACCAAAACTTAATAATTTCTCGTACTTTGCCTCAGAACTGGCTAAAGTTAAATGGTTACCGGTCGTGATTATTCTAGTTACCTTTGGAATTTTGGTTTATCTCGGCTTAAATAACACTCACGTTATTGACTGGGATGAGGCTATTTACGCTCAAGTATCCCGCAACATAGCAAATACAGGACATTGGCTAACTTTGCAGTGGTATGCAGGCTACACTTGGTTTGAAAAGCCGCCGCTATATATGTGGCTTACGGCACCACTCATCTCTTTATGGGGAAATACGTCTTTGGCGGCTCGTTTCTGGTCGGCGGCGGCCGGACTCGGCGGCATTCTCGTGACCTATTTGATTGGGTCCAAACTATTCAACCGTCTAACCGGTTTTGTGTCAGCGGCGATGCTAATGGCGACGGTTCATTATCTTTACTACAGCCGCAACGGCACTCTAGATGTTAGCGTCACCCTCTTTATCACTTTAACGATTTACTTCTTCATTCGAGCTAGGGAGTCTGGAAAAGCTTTAGATTGGGCATTGACGGGCGTCGCTGTAGGACTCGGGGTTATGACCAAAGACATCATTGGGCTCCTCGGACTGGGGGTCGTCGTCGTCTTTGCACTTTTAGATTACTTCTGGCTAAAAAATAAGAAACCCTACCAAATTCCGATAAAATGTTATTTGCTGTTTGTTATTTGTTTTTTGATAGTCGCCTTACCCTGGCACATTATTATGACTATTAAATGGGGCCACGCTTTTTGGGACGTCTATTTTGTGGGTCATGTCTTTGGCAGGGCTTTCTCTGACGTTCAAGGAAAGACCCAACCGTTTTTCTGGTATCTCACTGTTATCAAAGTCAGCTTTAGAATCTGGTGCTTGCCACTACTGGCCTCCATACCATTTCTCATCCGGGGCATTATCAAAAAAGATTGGCGTTACTTACTACTGGGGGTTTGGGTTAGTGCGATTTTTCTATTTTTCTCAATCAGTCGCTCCAAATTAATCTGGTATTTAATTCCGATTTACCCGGTTCTCGCGATTATCGCCGGATCATTCTGGGACAAACTCGCCAAGACACTCGCGGTCATGTATAACTGGGCCAGCCCGTACTTTATTCGAGTCTTTATTTGTTTTGCGATTTTTATCGCCTCACTGAGTTACGTTTTTATCATGAAAGATCGGATTTATTACCAAGATTTTAATCTTCATATCTACCAACTACTAAAAGCCAAAGACGAACGTTTTGGTATTGATCGCACTGTTTACTACGCGGGACTGGCCGACCCGGCCATTATGTACATTAGTAAGGGGCCGGTTGTGAGCGTTACTAAAGGAAATATTGAGGAAATTGGTAGTCGTCGTCAAGAATCGATTTTTATAATGCCTCAAGATTTATACAGAACTCTTAAGAAAGATGGTTTTAATATGACTGAGGTCGTAGAGTGGGGCGGCTTTTCACTGGTCGACAAGCACAAAAACCCATGA
- a CDS encoding glycosyltransferase: MTENSSSPKVSVIIPAYHEETKITTGLHDLFETLDFLQLDHEVIVIVDGDPKTEAAVSKYKNPHLKILSYTKNRGKGYALCHGVKAATGEVV, translated from the coding sequence ATGACAGAAAATAGTTCCAGTCCAAAAGTCTCAGTTATAATCCCAGCCTATCACGAAGAGACGAAAATTACGACCGGTCTCCATGATTTGTTTGAAACCCTAGATTTCCTGCAACTGGATCACGAGGTCATAGTAATCGTTGACGGTGACCCTAAAACTGAGGCCGCTGTTTCCAAATACAAAAATCCCCACCTAAAAATCCTCAGCTATACTAAAAATCGCGGCAAGGGATACGCACTTTGTCATGGTGTTAAGGCAGCGACCGGGGAAGTGGTGAT
- a CDS encoding oligosaccharide flippase family protein, with protein sequence MIAKIKSIITGQTARNVYLVTVGNGLTSLLGFVATIIVSRKLGPVNFGLFSLAFGVFMTASKFTDLGLNFALSRYAAQNAVGRWEPYAKYALTLKIIITLVVTVFGIVGSPILAQGVFHNSELTLLFRLSFLALLGIMLLDFYTALSQALGKWLPSIWIQTAASVFKIIGLLALVFLGSTTILSSYAIYLISPLIGAACGALLISRKFLGPVSVDKAHRQKILGFSVWMGVGVLVAAVTSNLDIFIVGNKLPALDVGLYAAASRFSQVATIITASLGTVLSIRAASFTESRHVKPFLKKTLLLGLFIFIGALIVWPLAGPLITLTVGESFVGSVTIFKILLVAVSIGAARSAISANFFSLEKPQYFAFSSIFSAVMLLVVNHYLIPIFGALGAAYTNLINNILLLVFSLVFIKISLAKKSVLL encoded by the coding sequence ATGATCGCTAAAATTAAATCAATTATAACCGGCCAAACAGCTCGCAATGTTTACCTAGTGACAGTGGGAAACGGGTTAACCTCGCTTTTAGGCTTTGTGGCGACAATCATTGTTTCCCGGAAACTGGGTCCGGTCAACTTTGGACTTTTTTCCCTGGCGTTTGGTGTTTTCATGACGGCCTCGAAATTTACGGATCTCGGTTTAAACTTTGCTTTAAGTCGGTACGCTGCTCAAAACGCGGTGGGACGCTGGGAACCATACGCCAAATATGCTCTAACTCTGAAGATCATAATAACCTTAGTAGTTACTGTTTTTGGAATAGTTGGCTCTCCGATTTTAGCTCAAGGAGTTTTCCATAATTCTGAATTAACTTTACTGTTTAGATTATCTTTTCTAGCACTTCTTGGGATCATGCTACTCGATTTTTACACCGCACTATCGCAGGCATTGGGAAAATGGTTACCTAGTATTTGGATTCAAACGGCCGCTTCCGTTTTTAAAATCATAGGACTACTGGCCTTGGTCTTTCTAGGGTCGACCACAATTTTATCGTCTTACGCGATCTATTTAATTTCTCCTTTGATTGGGGCGGCTTGCGGGGCACTGTTAATCTCTAGAAAATTTTTAGGACCGGTTAGCGTTGACAAAGCGCATCGTCAAAAAATTCTGGGTTTTTCTGTTTGGATGGGGGTGGGAGTTCTCGTCGCGGCTGTTACCAGTAATTTGGATATCTTTATTGTCGGAAATAAATTGCCGGCTTTAGACGTTGGTTTGTACGCGGCGGCGAGTCGTTTCTCTCAAGTAGCGACTATTATTACAGCTTCTTTAGGAACGGTCCTCAGCATTCGGGCAGCTTCATTTACTGAGTCACGGCACGTTAAGCCATTTTTAAAGAAAACCTTACTTCTTGGTCTGTTTATATTTATAGGGGCACTGATAGTTTGGCCCTTAGCTGGCCCACTAATCACCTTAACTGTGGGAGAATCTTTTGTGGGTTCCGTCACGATCTTTAAAATCTTGTTAGTGGCTGTTTCTATTGGAGCAGCCAGAAGCGCCATCTCCGCCAACTTTTTTTCTTTAGAGAAACCTCAGTATTTTGCTTTCTCCTCAATTTTTTCTGCCGTCATGCTACTTGTAGTCAATCACTACTTAATTCCAATCTTCGGGGCCTTGGGGGCGGCTTATACAAATTTAATTAATAACATCCTCTTGCTAGTTTTTTCATTAGTGTTTATAAAGATATCTCTAGCCAAAAAGTCAGTATTATTATGA
- a CDS encoding polysaccharide deacetylase family protein: MDKLYLTVDLEPDPWTNQIPREETETLLDLFGKRDQRVTWFVTGSLAAVAPKLVEQIQNRGHEICLHSFEHSRITCLDSLRSELYKSKEFITKYHPLGFRAPFVDLPSGSLRILKEYGFRFDSSIYGNEVLNEDEIVELPVTSIRLFGSHRGLPKFPQNFYQALTRGYLPAGGGLLTTLVPRLQLSILKKTKQPVMFIHPWQLSRHSFKLSWPHPSLLLYRFSCLDYVKNICLNYRLGKMSELL; encoded by the coding sequence ATGGATAAATTATATCTGACTGTGGATCTGGAACCCGATCCCTGGACCAATCAAATCCCTCGCGAGGAAACGGAGACGCTCCTAGATCTCTTCGGAAAAAGAGATCAACGGGTTACCTGGTTTGTGACCGGAAGTTTGGCGGCGGTAGCCCCCAAACTGGTGGAACAAATTCAAAACAGAGGGCATGAAATTTGTCTTCATAGTTTTGAACACTCCAGAATTACCTGTCTAGACAGCCTGCGAAGCGAGCTTTATAAATCAAAAGAATTCATTACTAAATACCACCCCCTGGGTTTTAGAGCACCCTTTGTTGACCTGCCCAGTGGCAGCCTAAGAATTTTAAAGGAATACGGCTTCCGCTTCGATTCTTCAATTTATGGCAATGAGGTACTTAACGAAGACGAGATAGTAGAACTACCAGTAACTTCGATTCGATTATTTGGGAGTCATCGTGGCCTACCTAAATTTCCCCAAAATTTTTACCAAGCCCTTACCCGTGGCTATTTACCGGCCGGCGGAGGATTACTCACAACTCTAGTCCCTCGGTTACAGCTGAGCATCTTAAAAAAAACTAAACAACCGGTAATGTTTATTCATCCCTGGCAACTAAGTCGTCACAGCTTTAAGTTGTCCTGGCCACACCCTAGTTTACTTTTATACCGTTTTAGCTGTCTTGATTATGTAAAAAATATCTGTCTAAATTACCGTTTAGGAAAAATGTCGGAATTATTATGA
- a CDS encoding glycosyltransferase family 39 protein, with translation MTFRLKLTNQVYLGTVSVIIIIGGLLRILNLQQRTFFGYDLALINIFAYKFIVLHEKIVTGHFIGGVLATFPPTFYYIATILLKITNYSYYILPLSTIALNILTLIIIAVFLPKLFGKLATLITIFLYSVSAIVVYYTLVGTNPEYIPPLLVISIIGTVFYLKDRRIWWLPIVAFSLALATHFHATIFFAIPGVVLAFIIYRKQIRLDKPGIIAIAISLLILVVVGFVPHYLENKYMGNRNISYIIKALTQGMEGPNISKQDSIANFLESTIQTNGELLIPSPEIYLHPNPPISQSTTLPPIKILGIAMSLFLLFVLIKNLLFLNKGPCGKTIVTTIFIVYFILQAIIPKYEASPWMKPLQWLDAVYFPLYFILLGAELSELIQTIRQRRPRVLIASAITTIVILLVFNIQKWVENTNRTEIPKLQTMIAISRTVEAESKWDHNPFIYSGKGGAVWVWNFNFILWKETGDTKYLRQFIWADAKPFRNEPIYIVSGDFSNLNYLLAGQEDYAKGFQDRPIIKKLGKVHGYFVEKVYNQI, from the coding sequence ATGACTTTCAGGCTTAAACTAACAAATCAAGTATATTTGGGAACTGTCTCCGTGATCATAATCATTGGAGGGCTACTTCGAATCTTAAATTTGCAGCAAAGAACATTTTTTGGTTACGATCTAGCACTTATTAATATCTTTGCTTATAAATTTATTGTTCTTCATGAAAAAATAGTCACTGGCCATTTTATCGGCGGAGTTCTGGCCACTTTTCCACCGACCTTTTACTACATTGCAACAATCCTTCTTAAAATAACTAATTACAGCTATTATATTTTACCTTTATCGACGATTGCACTCAACATTTTGACGCTAATTATTATCGCGGTCTTTCTGCCAAAGTTATTTGGAAAACTGGCGACGCTTATTACCATTTTTTTATATAGCGTTTCAGCGATAGTTGTTTATTACACTTTGGTCGGCACGAATCCGGAATACATCCCACCACTACTGGTAATATCCATCATTGGAACAGTTTTCTATTTAAAAGACCGGAGAATTTGGTGGCTTCCGATTGTTGCTTTTTCGCTGGCTTTAGCAACCCACTTTCATGCCACGATCTTTTTTGCGATTCCGGGAGTGGTTTTAGCGTTTATTATTTACAGAAAACAGATTCGACTCGATAAACCTGGAATAATTGCTATTGCTATTTCATTGCTTATTCTTGTAGTAGTCGGTTTCGTCCCACATTACCTGGAAAACAAATACATGGGAAACCGTAATATAAGTTACATTATTAAAGCACTAACCCAAGGAATGGAGGGACCAAACATTAGTAAACAGGATAGTATCGCTAACTTTCTGGAAAGTACCATTCAAACTAACGGGGAACTACTTATTCCCAGCCCAGAAATTTACCTCCACCCCAACCCGCCGATTAGTCAAAGTACCACGCTACCACCCATAAAAATACTGGGGATTGCAATGTCCCTATTTTTATTATTCGTGCTTATTAAAAACCTTCTTTTTCTTAACAAGGGACCCTGCGGTAAGACAATAGTGACAACTATTTTCATTGTTTACTTTATTCTGCAGGCAATCATTCCCAAATACGAAGCCTCGCCCTGGATGAAACCGTTGCAGTGGCTCGACGCGGTCTATTTCCCATTATATTTTATTCTCCTGGGAGCTGAGCTTAGTGAACTTATTCAAACGATAAGACAAAGAAGACCTCGAGTTTTGATCGCCTCTGCAATCACAACCATTGTTATATTGCTTGTTTTCAATATTCAGAAATGGGTCGAGAATACCAATCGAACAGAAATACCCAAACTGCAAACCATGATCGCCATTAGTCGAACAGTTGAGGCCGAGTCAAAGTGGGACCACAACCCTTTTATTTACTCAGGAAAGGGAGGCGCCGTCTGGGTTTGGAATTTTAATTTTATCCTTTGGAAAGAAACCGGTGACACAAAATATTTGCGACAATTTATCTGGGCGGACGCTAAACCTTTTCGTAACGAACCTATTTATATAGTCAGCGGAGACTTTAGCAATCTAAATTACCTGCTTGCGGGCCAAGAAGATTACGCCAAGGGTTTTCAGGATCGCCCGATAATAAAGAAACTAGGAAAAGTTCATGGGTATTTCGTGGAAAAAGTTTATAATCAAATCTAA
- a CDS encoding glycosyltransferase family 39 protein, with protein sequence MLVKLKIWVPVFLLVIIIAGGTTLRIYGLPSIPRFPLGDSAYYAVQALSLITHPRIQFFFPEHTGVEPLFMYLLASFFLILGKSFMTMKILVALINIVGIGLFFLLLREIFGKERHLPIIVGTLLYCVSYWVLYINRLPFRVNLLIPFEVLSILLALRAIRLQRFRDTVLAGLSFGLGFYTYTSFKVNLLPMLALFGGAFISRGNSKNRKETLKHAMIYTLVTFLVALPLIIFLLGNTTDFMFRVNQLSVFSRHAHPYRVLIENTWRYTQLIFVEGFSYNFFNQLIASIGLLAVVSCFLIKLNRGQKNVTTELLILSGFVAFGVIAILIFDFSTYNGYYESLEIGGLAVFKILSQVYLINLIVGRLKNKRALLALGAIILLATACFELYRDIKLLNEIYNDKTAAVKHDSALTVLDLAQKADQVYYFDYGYFDAFDVRVQPIIDFNRQILNLPNNIIYIRKSEWGKSLRHLNCEEKRCLAILPQSEQVLPGVDLKKDSQTIINLLINGYGGKISNLISGPNNYIIWTN encoded by the coding sequence ATGTTAGTAAAACTTAAAATCTGGGTTCCAGTCTTCCTACTTGTGATAATTATTGCCGGTGGAACCACCCTTAGAATTTACGGTTTACCGAGCATTCCTCGGTTTCCACTTGGAGACTCCGCATATTACGCTGTCCAGGCACTAAGCCTTATTACTCACCCCCGTATTCAGTTCTTTTTTCCGGAACACACCGGAGTAGAACCACTTTTTATGTACCTGCTCGCCAGCTTCTTTTTAATATTAGGTAAATCTTTTATGACTATGAAAATTTTAGTTGCTCTTATTAATATCGTTGGTATCGGTCTTTTTTTCCTGCTCCTTCGTGAAATATTTGGGAAAGAACGGCATCTACCAATTATAGTTGGAACCCTTCTGTACTGTGTCTCTTACTGGGTTCTTTATATTAACCGGCTGCCCTTTCGAGTAAATTTACTGATTCCATTTGAAGTATTGTCTATCCTTCTAGCCTTACGGGCTATTCGACTCCAACGATTTCGCGACACAGTACTAGCAGGATTGTCTTTCGGACTAGGATTTTATACTTATACCTCTTTTAAGGTGAATCTTTTACCTATGCTCGCTCTTTTCGGAGGCGCCTTTATTAGTCGGGGCAATTCTAAAAATCGTAAGGAAACTTTAAAGCACGCGATGATTTACACTTTAGTCACTTTCCTAGTAGCACTTCCTCTGATAATTTTCCTTTTGGGCAATACCACCGACTTCATGTTTAGAGTTAATCAACTCTCAGTTTTTTCCAGACATGCCCACCCCTATCGTGTCCTGATCGAAAACACGTGGCGCTACACTCAGTTGATTTTTGTAGAAGGCTTCTCCTATAACTTCTTTAACCAATTAATCGCGAGTATTGGCCTTCTCGCGGTTGTTAGTTGTTTTCTTATAAAATTAAACCGCGGTCAAAAAAACGTTACTACGGAGCTATTAATATTAAGTGGCTTTGTGGCCTTCGGGGTAATCGCGATTCTTATTTTTGATTTCTCAACATATAATGGTTACTATGAATCTTTGGAAATCGGAGGCTTGGCGGTTTTTAAAATCCTCTCCCAAGTTTATTTAATAAATCTAATCGTCGGAAGACTAAAGAACAAACGAGCGCTTCTCGCACTAGGTGCGATTATCCTCCTAGCAACGGCCTGTTTTGAGCTTTATCGAGACATAAAACTTCTAAATGAAATATATAATGATAAAACCGCCGCTGTTAAACACGACTCGGCATTAACGGTTCTTGACCTCGCCCAAAAAGCGGACCAGGTATATTACTTCGATTATGGCTACTTTGACGCCTTTGATGTCCGAGTTCAGCCAATTATTGATTTTAACCGGCAGATATTAAATTTGCCAAATAACATTATTTACATTAGAAAAAGTGAGTGGGGAAAGAGTTTACGACACCTTAACTGCGAGGAAAAGAGGTGCTTAGCAATTTTACCGCAATCTGAACAAGTCCTTCCCGGAGTCGATTTGAAAAAAGATAGTCAGACGATCATCAATCTTTTAATAAACGGCTACGGTGGTAAGATTAGTAATCTGATTTCCGGACCAAACAACTATATAATATGGACAAATTAA
- a CDS encoding class I SAM-dependent methyltransferase has product MTINQPFDYYDKLYFDPHSLVGEFHRRRVSAIINEVPFGSSVLDLGCSSGFVSNLLSVKKCSVTGVDIRPECVEYASKNSANKFIVGDLRNLDLNQTFDVVICSDVIEHFTASDRQLVIAVINKHLKSGGRLIMTTPGFLEHLIEPVWQIYRNLKNPGVTFDDAGTHELVSASEIKSSLGQGYTQINSKLTALGMVTTLVFQKI; this is encoded by the coding sequence ATGACCATTAATCAACCATTCGACTATTACGACAAACTTTATTTTGATCCTCATTCTTTGGTGGGCGAATTTCATAGGCGTCGTGTCTCAGCCATTATTAACGAGGTGCCATTTGGGTCGTCGGTTCTCGATTTAGGCTGCTCGTCAGGATTTGTGAGTAATTTACTAAGCGTTAAAAAATGCTCAGTCACAGGAGTTGATATTCGACCAGAATGCGTTGAGTACGCCTCAAAAAATAGCGCCAATAAATTTATCGTTGGTGACCTTAGAAATTTAGATTTAAATCAAACTTTTGACGTGGTCATTTGCTCCGATGTCATTGAGCACTTTACCGCTTCTGACCGGCAGTTAGTCATCGCTGTCATAAACAAGCATTTGAAGAGTGGGGGACGGCTGATCATGACGACACCTGGTTTTCTAGAACATCTCATCGAACCAGTTTGGCAAATTTATAGGAATTTAAAAAATCCCGGGGTGACTTTTGATGACGCTGGTACCCACGAACTGGTATCTGCCTCCGAGATCAAATCAAGCCTAGGTCAGGGTTACACACAAATTAATTCTAAGCTAACGGCTTTGGGAATGGTAACAACACTAGTCTTCCAAAAAATTTAG